The Vicingus serpentipes genome includes the window TAAGGTATATTTTTTTCCCTTAATATCTTTTCATTTGCACCAACTGAAGCTACAACAGGGTTTAAAAACATTATTGTAGATACATTTTCGTAATTAATTGGTTTAACTGGAAAGTCGGCAAACATTTTAACTACAGCATGCCTTGCTTCTCTTTCTCCAACATTAACTAAAGGTATACGACCAGAAATATCTCCTACAGCATAAATATTAGGTATATTAGTTTGGGTATCTACATCCCCAATATGCACTCCTCTTTTACTCATTTTAACACCTGCATTCTCAATATGCAGACTTTCAACATTTGGAACACGACCTATAGATAATAGCGCTTTTTCAACTCTAATAACTTCAGAACCATTTACTCCATCTATTTCATACTCAACCATTCCATCTATAACCTCAATTCTTTTAAGATTAGCTTTTCTATGAATAGTTACACCTTTTTCTTCTAAATTTTTTGAAATAAGCTCAGAAACATCATCATCTTCAAATGGTAATATTCGATCAGCTCTATCAATAATATAAACTTTAGTTTGACCAAAATTAGAATACATTGTCGCATACTCACAACCAATAACTCCAGCGCCAATAATTACCATACTTTTAGGGAAATCATCTAATTCCAAAAGTCCATCGCTAGTAAGTATTATTTTTTCATCTACTTCAATATTAGGAAGATGACGAGGACGACTACCTGCTGCAATTATAGTGTTTTCAGCATATACTACTTGCTCTGAACCATCTTGCTTTGAAATTTTTATCTCATGGTTATTAATAAAACTAGCCGTTCCTTTTTCATAAGTAATCAAACCAGTTTCTGCATGAATAATCCTTAAATGACAAGTCAATTGAAATTTACGATCAAAAATTGCTTCATCAATCGTCCTCTTAACTTCATCATAAGTAATATCTAAATTCCTATCAGCTCTATCTTTACCTAGTTCATCATAGACTTTTCTATATCTAGATGATAATTCCCACATAGTTTTAGAAGCCAATGCCCCATTATAAATACCTCCACCTCCAAGCTTATCTTTCTCTATTAAAATAACTTTTTTATCAAAGTCTATAGCCCTCATCGCCGCTGCATATCCTGCTGGGCCTCCACCTATAACACATAAATCATATTTTTCCATAAATATTGGATAATGTTTCCACTCTAAAATTAGTTAATTCTAAACTTACAAATAGATTTTTAGTAATCTTTTGCCCAATTTTCTAATTCATCTTCCGACCAAATTCCTGGAAAGAAAATTCTACGTTGATACATAGGGTGTAAATATTTTTGCCAATCACTACCTCCTGTTGCTTCTGTTGCATCATCTCCTCCTCCTAAATATTTTCTAGCGGCATTTAAATGAACTATAGGCCACTTAATATTAAATTCAATATCTAAATCCTTCATTGCTTGTATTAACTCTGGATTATTTTTCTCCGATTCAGGAAGTGCAACATATTTTTGCCACAAGTTTTTCCCTTTATACTC containing:
- a CDS encoding dihydrolipoyl dehydrogenase family protein; translated protein: MEKYDLCVIGGGPAGYAAAMRAIDFDKKVILIEKDKLGGGGIYNGALASKTMWELSSRYRKVYDELGKDRADRNLDITYDEVKRTIDEAIFDRKFQLTCHLRIIHAETGLITYEKGTASFINNHEIKISKQDGSEQVVYAENTIIAAGSRPRHLPNIEVDEKIILTSDGLLELDDFPKSMVIIGAGVIGCEYATMYSNFGQTKVYIIDRADRILPFEDDDVSELISKNLEEKGVTIHRKANLKRIEVIDGMVEYEIDGVNGSEVIRVEKALLSIGRVPNVESLHIENAGVKMSKRGVHIGDVDTQTNIPNIYAVGDISGRIPLVNVGEREARHAVVKMFADFPVKPINYENVSTIMFLNPVVASVGANEKILREKNIPYRVAKVDYSTIARAITMRQTEGFFKLIVSDDDEMKILGMRAAGYHASSAIQSIALLMYMDKGIDELAHMIHPHPSIVEGVQEAARMLLGKSIYKSAVFRDKLKCYSCREGVCKPLNIIDESKHIKFEEVARHFHEGKED